Proteins encoded together in one Synergistales bacterium window:
- a CDS encoding HslU--HslV peptidase proteolytic subunit (heat shock protein involved in degradation of misfolded proteins), with translation MFTGTTILCVRNETGVAMAGDGQVTMGNQIIKASARKVRSLQEHSVLAGFAGSTAD, from the coding sequence ATGTTCACAGGCACGACCATACTCTGCGTACGGAACGAAACAGGCGTCGCCATGGCCGGTGACGGCCAGGTGACCATGGGAAACCAGATCATCAAAGCGAGCGCCCGGAAGGTCCGCTCCCTGCAGGAGCATTCGGTGCTTGCCGGATTCGCCGGCAGCACCGCCGAC